A single window of Anopheles moucheti chromosome 2, idAnoMoucSN_F20_07, whole genome shotgun sequence DNA harbors:
- the LOC128298729 gene encoding uncharacterized protein LOC128298729, whose protein sequence is MASRSAEGSIDEISQNDKKVPEIKAMRRVHLSSNFLMDIANYFYCLTKNVKMGERLPMIQEQVYQVNDPMQMKLYLSECGKHLQRIGKLRDSLHFLEAAHAVELGTVADDVQKEITQLLTEIYSKLGHFRTELNFLCWELDLFGSNDSRAISCESKDGMLISKRDFNKGDMVFFDKPVVGYVEDSRIQCNNCTVKTLYAIPCMQCCAVFYCSVACQRNDNHYHQYECLGFQMHYLLLIENILTLRMLVKALDVLQQNLLVREDSLDKPKTVEQLWEVLLENHTHSADFLQVFQARTCDHFSDEKKVYHTLLRKVPQLMYFIRNYMQLLVNYEHCWTGFPHHLRHVFVESVLLRLLCLAESQACCFKYELAFDKTEYEEMLHTTGEGTRGSKLLDCMSISESNVSKRNQYYGLYRFQTEMKYSRTIYNTVPILLDHGAVAIRAIVEIKKGDTLIFMEGAPRDTAPLNVISMNPANVEVLPLYKGMYEPYTNKIKLKDQITIWLQLITEKRNIFTEDHFIGLLLLFDRFISRYQSVPKRPICFFSLFESTSKLEKIYHEARLIPMVLMQDLWMVRLMYRYTNLRAIKRENIENLVNYMYDTYYLD, encoded by the exons ATGGCTTCGCGCAGCGCTGAGGGTTCGATCGATGAAATATctcaaaatgataaaaaagtgCCCGAAATCAAGGCTATGCGTAGAGTACATCTTTCATCAAATTTCCTAAT GGATATCGCGAATTATTTCTATTGTCTtacaaaaaatgtaaagatGGGCGAAAGGTTGCCAATGATTCAGGAGCAAGTATATCAGGTAAACGATCCAATGCAGATGAAACTATACTTAAGTGAGTGTGGTAAACATCTGCAACGTATAGGCAAGTTACGGGATTCCTTACACTTCCTGGAGGCGGCTCATGCCGTCGAACTGGGCACTGTAGCGGACGATGTACAGAAGGAGATAACTCAACTGTTAACCGAAATTTATAGCAAATTGGGACATTTTC GCACAGAATTGAACTTTCTATGTTGGGAACTGGATCTGTTCGGGTCAAACGACAGTAGGGCCATTTCATGTGAATC GAAAGACGGAATGCTAATAAGCAAACGTGATTTCAATAAAGGAGATATGGTATTCTTTGATAAGCCTGTGGTTGGCTATGTGGAAGATTCCAGAATACAGTGCAATAATTGTACGGTCAAAACATTGTACGCAATCCC TTGTATGCAGTGCTGTGCGGTATTTTACTGTAGTGTGGCATGCCAGCGCAATGATAATCATTATCACCAGTACGAGTGCCTGGGATTTCAGATGCATTACCTTCTCCtcattgaaaatattttaacactACGGATGCTAGTGAAGGCTTTGGATGTATTGCAGCAGAACTTATTGGTACGCGAGGACTCACTTGATAAACCGAAAACGGTAGAGCAACTTTGGgaagttttgctcgaaaatcataCACATTCGGCAGACTTTCTGCAAGTCTTTCAAGCACGTACATGTGATCACTTCTCAGACGAAAAGAAAGTTTATCACACTCTTCTTCGTAAAGTCCCACAACTGATGTACTTTATTAGGAATTACATGCAGCTGCTGGTTAATTATGAGCACTGTTGGACAGGTTTTCCGCATCATTTGCGCCACGTGTTCGTGGAGAGCGTCCTGTTACGCTTGTTATGCCTAGCGGAATCACAAGCGTGTTGTTTTAAGTACGAGCTCGCATTTGACAAAACCGAATATGAGGAAATGCTGCACACGACTGGCGAGGGCACACGAGGGTCTAAATTGCTGGATTGTATGTCCATTTCTGAGTCAAATGTATCGAAGAGAAATCAATATTATGGATTGTACCGGTTCCAGACCGAGATGAAATATTCTCGCACTATTTACAATACTGTCCCCAT ATTATTGGATCATGGCGCTGTCGCGATTCGTGCGATAGTTGAAATCAAGAAGGGCGATACTTTAATTTTCATGGAAGGTGCACCTAGAGATACAGCTCCTCTCAATGTAATTTCTATGAACCCTGCTAACGTTGAGGTGCTTCCGTTGTACAAGGGTATGTATGAG CCATACACCAATAAGATCAAATTGAAAGATCAAATTACAATCTGGTTACAATTGATAACGGAAAAGAGAAACATATTTACGGAAGATCACTTTATAGGCCTTCTGTTATTGTTCGATCGCTTCATATCCAGGTACCAGAG tGTACCGAAGCGACCTATTTGCTTCTTTTCGCTATTCGAATCAACAAGTAAGCTGGAGAAAATATACCACGAGGCTAGACTAATCCCCATGGTACTGATGCAAGATTTGTGGATGGTGCGGTTAATGTACCGTTATACTAATTTGCGCGCtataaaaagagaaaatatCGAAAACTTGGTTAATTACATGTATGACACATATTACCTAGATTAA
- the LOC128303777 gene encoding filaggrin-like, whose protein sequence is MSVHYKFKSTLDFDTITFDGLHISVADLKKAIIQQKRLGKTVDFDLQITNAQTKEEYNDDNMLIPKNTSLTIARVPVKSQGKKNWEKAVPEQNAPAPTPRGKHDAASSQTNVDLSMMNGTEEDKIREMMFQSTAEYDPTKFKHSYQKVRGTQTGEVPMNYKCYRCHKPGHWIKNCPMGPLPKENMEVKRTSGIPRSFIERDKEVGNNPAMQPVQMPPEEKQVIPEDLICSICKDLFTDAVMIPCCGSSFCDECVRTALLESEDNECPDCKEKGSSPGSLIPNRFLRTSVNAFRNETGYTKSKATVGKKQTKPEEIPTADSTTSGGLSSTVPFGDVEDSAPIGSSISTTTEMVESSTYEDDGGHRNVDAMHQQQPQLFDEISLQDDLASPRQDNKESTGMAPSAGPGFDNESDYEDNITVTVPPAHLQSRGAFRGHYNGGGRPMRHGRTHGHDTPPNERQQMIVNQQGGYGAGGNGNNGGRGNDHMDREREEEHRRRMLMEEKDGDGYGAGPPGMINERGREYGDRSPEYLHGGNGGGGGVGGRGLMPIPHNHPQHVQAIGTAMGHPGGAYMGPGNGGYGGHVGHPPYGGAGGVGGGSGGGGGGNNGPGGGGYGMQQGSGGYPQQQRSYEHHGGMYPGDRPTRMMYPMRGGGGFMSHHPPHLRQRPMGPGPTGGYPSVHPSIGPGVIDDPLEAFNRIMREKELRKKQEQQQQQMRRNRSPMVDRGRRSRSFDNGGRGGPRGNSSDRRRTSRQRSPERRRSPDDKHPDERDRMRERRRNRSSSYSSGSSRSYTRSKSRSPMKRNKSPRKRSRSPGYRDRRSRSRSGSFGGMRYRDRRDERRQGDFNRDRSPGFNPGFGFGNRPPRGGGGPRGGRARGNNRDVGGNMQHFPPRGYDRHQPGHMLPMQGGRPDDIPPAFLHGQHMNEYRDGHGPVGQHGGGMMGSGGLGGGPGPSMQTGLVASAQSNRYPGRDERERSIGANYGGAKQPDFGDGEGDHMVHSHTKGMGERYRTSSRNSSPSGPHQQNVAHDQAERGREQGEWSEFPDESGYHQPATSARQHDDHVDRQSAERKSGAGSARDSDHRSVDHRPSSIGPAGGGGGNHGRGRSRSRDRKRQATGNQEGSDRDGSDRRKYRSKRSESAERHEKSNAANRGPRSTGEHEKEKQDRKQHQMPEKEKRNEQEQHGRRDERDHHRDRGKERNERDRDRERERDRQRERERDREKERNKDKERDLEHDRERDRRKEKERDKEKEKEREREKEREQEKEKEREKERLREREKDREKDREKEKDHRDKEKDRDKDKEAKELSKKKARDSSDEDRRDRKKDRDKKKRKKEKEVEKRKHKKERKEKDKEQRSKDRRKERKTVEKEEPDSSQQPATPTVRDRDEEAMAKPTAAELEDPNSHRARDSQSNDGDDHERPASVASEDPKRDIDSGDSGADDEEHPDTEPHPEQQQPQSDVEQSEHQQQEAHIDGHDHADLYSDIPDKYEADQLELCATGANDQEEEGMPGLADSTESQETPAKLDTTGDGDMLMKRSDSVLDLHANLDYEQELDSGDQTLSIPPKDDNSVMPELSKWEMDEEGQINSSTVEQQDATSPADQLEDGSDKDGLELDGAGKVTSEVLKRAENAIFARAINAIRPIEIKKISVERQKLYTAGNMPHDEGSPPRMMDIKHAHESDEFKRVQVTIPLHDVRAERSVEIKQKLEMKVENRSSPMRTSVKERLGSKVTDNASHFARSRTPPTNRKMSSVPSDNMNRVKSFADRRRGSSRSRSRLRDESGGRKQMDRNRSSGGGKREENKKQQTGQSNRRTASGNGGRGNDDRQQSLRDRKEDTRRNSREKSDSRKVEQQRLQRGRSRDHEREKDRDRDNRDRGSGRRGNSRDRKQTVSPPPISKKAESSRKDVDTHRSKHHSQREDTSGRVSSSKSSHRDDSANPKSREATDERGVTAPSSTTGVERLTARSEQSPADRTPSRKRSAEHLRERSTERDRCDDGAAKRDDTVAGGSGASGKRTKVEKHAGKSNKSSSDSSSSDSDTSSSDSSPETDDAGPTGSSSKKRKKRKHKKERKRAKRSAATTETDDDSGGKRKKSKKKSKSSKKKKKSSKHKKD, encoded by the exons ATGTCGGTGCATTACAAGTTTAAAAGCACCCTCGATTTTGATACGATCACGTTCGACGGGTTGCACATATCGGTGGCAGATCTGAAGAAAGCTATCATCCAGCAGAAGCGATTGGGCAAAACGGTCGACTTCGACCTTCAGATTACCAATGCTCAGACTAAGGAAG AGTACAATGATGATAATATGCTGATACCCAAAAACACGTCCCTTACGATTGCACGAGTACCGGTGAAGTCGCAGGGGAAAAAGAATTGGGAGAAAGCGGTGCCGGAGCAGAATGCACCGGCGCCGACACCGCGTGGTAAACATGATGCGGCCAGCTCGCAAACAAATGTCGATCTCTCGATGATGAATGGTACTGAGGAGGACAAGATTCGTGAGATGATGTTTCAGAGTACAGCGGAATATGATCCAACCAA GTTTAAACACAG CTACCAGAAAGTGCGTGGTACACAAACGGGAGAAGTTCCGATGAATTATAAGTGCTACCGTTGCCACAAACCGGGCCACTGGATAAAGAACTGTCCGATGGGTCCGCTGCCAAAGGAGAATATGGAGGTAAAGCGTACGTCCGGCATACCGCGATCGTTTATAGAGCGCGATAAGGAGGTGGGAAATAATCCGGCCATGCAACCGGTGCAGATGCCACCGGAAGAAAAGCAAGTCATACCGGAAGATCTCATCTGTAGCATTTGCAAAGATTTGTTTACGGACGCCGTTATGATACCGTGCTGTGGAAGTTCGTTTTGCGACGAGTGTGTACGCACGGCATTGCTCGAATCGGAGGACAATGAATGTCCAGATTGTAAAGAGAAAGGTTCCTCGCCGGGTTCGCTGATACCGAATCGATTCCTGCGTACATCCGTGAATGCATTCCGGAACGAAACAGGATACACCAAATCGAAAG CCACGGTAgggaagaagcaaacaaagccGGAAGAAATACCGACTGCGGACAGTACCACTAGCGGTGGCTTATCGTCCACAGTACCGTTCGGTGATGTGGAAGACAGTGCACCTATCGGTAGTTCAATTTCAACAACCACCGAGATGGTGGAATCCTCTACATATGAAGATGATGGTGGACATCGCAATGTGGATGCTATGCATCAACAGCAGCCACAGTTATTCGACGAAATATCCCTGCAAGATGATCTCGCTTCGCCGCGGCAGGATAATAAAGAGTCGACGGGGATGGCACCGTCAGCAGGTCCCGGGTTCGACAATGAGTCGGACTATGAGGACAACATCACAGTTACTGTTCCGCCAGCTCATCTACAGAGTCGAGGTGCATTCCGCGGTCACTATAATGGCGGTGGCCGACCGATGCGACATGGACGAACGCATGGCCATGATACGCCACCGAATGAAAGACAGCAGATGATAGTGAACCAGCAAGGTGGATATGGTGCTGGTGGGAATGGTAATAACGGTGGCCGTGGTAACGACCATATGGACCGGGAGCGAGAAGAAGAACATCGGCGGCGTATGCTAATGGAGGAGAAGGATGGCGACGGTTATGGGGCTGGTCCGCCCGGAATGATAAACGAACGGGGTCGCGAGTACGGTGATCGATCGCCGGAGTACTTGCATGGAGGcaacggtggcggtggtggtgtcgGTGGACGAGGATTAATGCCGATTCCACATAATCATCCACAGCACGTTCAAGCCATAGGAACGGCTATGGGTCATCCAGGCGGTGCTTACATGGGCCCTGGTAATGGTGGATATGGCGGTCACGTAGGACATCCACCGTATGGTGGTGCGGGCGGCGTCGGTGGCggttctggtggtggtggcggcggaaATAACGGTCCAGGAGGAGGAGGTTATGGAATGCAGCAGGGAAGCGGTGGTTATCCACAACAGCAAAGATCGTACGAACATCATGGTGGAATGTATCCCGGCGATCGTCCAACTCGCATGATGTACCCGatgcgtggtggtggtgggtttaTGTCGCACCATCCTCCCCATTTAAGGCAACGCCCGATGGGTCCAGGGCCGACGGGAGGCTATCCGAGTGTACATCCATCGATAGGGCCTGG GGTTATCGACGATCCCCTCGAAGCGTTCAATAGAATCATGCGCGAGAAAGAGTTGCGCAAAAagcaagagcagcagcagcaacaaatgcGACGTAACCGGTCGCCAATGGTTGACCGGGGCCGAAGATCCCGATCATTTGACAATGGTGGTCGCGGTGGTCCACGGGGTAATTCGTCTGATCGACGACGCACATCTCGTCAACGGTCTCCCGAAAGACGACGATCACCGGACGATAAACATCCAGACGAGCGCGATCGTATGCGAGAACGTCGCCGCAATCGATCCAGTTCGTATAGTTCCGGTAGTTCGCGATCATATACAAG ATCAAAGTCACGTTCACCAATGAAACGCAATAAGTCTCCACGAAAACGGTCACGCAGTCCGGGCTATAGAGATAGACGTAGCAGAAGTCGTTCGGGATCATTTGGTGGAATGAG ATATAGGGATCGTCGAGATGAACGTCGTCAGGGCGATTTCAACAGAGACCGATCGCCTGGATTCAATCCCGGTTTTGG CTTCGGCAATCGTCCTCCCAGAGGCGGCGGAGGTCCAAGGGGTGGTCGTGCACGAGGAAACAATCGAGACGTAGGTGGAAATATGCAACACTTTCCACCCCGGGGGTATGATCGTCACCAACCTGGTCACATGTTACCGATGCAAGGTGGACGCCCAGATGACATACCACCGGCGTTTCTGCATGGTCAGCATATGAATGAGTACCGGGACGGACACGGACCAGTCGGTCAGCACGGTGGCGGCATGATGGGCAGCGGTGGATTAGGCGGAGGGCCAGGACCCTCAATGCAAACGGGTTTGGTGGCTTCCGCACAGTCAAACAG ATATCCGGGACGCGATGAACGAGAACGAAGCATTGGCGCCAATTACGGAGGTGCCAAGCAGCCGGACTTTGGCGATGGCGAAGGCGACCATATGGTGCACTCACATACGAAAGGTATGGGCGAACGGTACCGAACGTCCAGTCGCAATTCGTCGCCCAGCGGTCCTCATCAGCAAAACGTTGCGCATGACCAGGCGGAACGTGGCAGGGAGCAGGGTGAGTGGTCCGAATTTCCCGATGAATCTGGATACCATCAACCTGCAACATCGGCCCGCCAGCATGACGATCACGTGGATCGGCAAAGCGCAGAACGCAAGAGTGGTGCCGGCAGTGCTCGCGATTCCGACCACAGAAGCGTCGACCATCGGCCATCATCAATAGGACCAGcgggtggcggtggtggtaacCATGGGCGGGGAAGATCACGTTCACGTGACCGCAAACGGCAAGCCACGGGCAACCAGGAAGGATCGGATCGCGATGGTTCGGACCGAAGAAAATATAGATCGAAGCGGTCGGAGTCTGCGGAAAGGCACGAAAAATCGAATGCTGCAAACCGTGGCCCACGGTCCACCGGTGAGCACGAGAAGGAGAAGCAGGACCGCAAACAACACCAGATGCCCGAAAAGGAGAAGCGAAACGAGCAGGAACAACATGGGCGCCGAGATGAGCGAGATCATCATCGGGATCGTGGCAAGGAACGGAACGAGCGTGATCGTGACCGGGAGCGGGAACGTGATCGTCAACGAGAACGGGAGCGTGATCGTGAAAAGGAGCGCAACAAGGATAAGGAACGCGATCTGGAGCACGATCGGGAGCGGGATCGAAGGAAGGAGAAGGAACGCGACaaggagaaagaaaaggaaCGCGAGCGGGAAAAGGAACGCGAGCaggagaaggaaaaggaacGCGAGAAAGAAAGGCTCCGCGAGCGGGAAAAGGATCGCGAAAAGGATCGCGAGAAGGAAAAGGATCATCGCGACAAGGAGAAGGATCGCGACAAGGACAAGGAGGCGAAGGAACTGTCGAAGAAAAAGGCCCGTGATTCGAGCGATGAAGATCGGCGTGATAGGAAGAAGGATCGGGATAAGAAGAAgcgcaaaaaggaaaaggaagtgGAAAAGCGTAAGCACAAGAAGGAACGGAAGGAGAAGGACAAGGAGCAACGGTCGAAGGATAGGCGCAAGGAGCGGAAGACGGTTGAGAAGGAGGAACCGGACAGTTCCCAGCAACCGGCAACACCAACGGTGCGGGATCGTGATGAGGAAGCGATGGCgaaaccaacagcagcagaattgGAAGATCCAAACAGTCATCGTGCGCGTGATAGTCAGTCAAATGATGGAGACGATCACGAACGTCCTGCGAGTGTCGCCAGTGAGGATCCGAAGCGTGATATCGATTCCGGCGATTCTGGTGCGGACGATGAGGAACATCCGGATACCGAACCGCAtccggagcagcagcagccgcagtcGGACGTTGAGCAAAGTGAACACCAGCAACAAGAAGCTCACATCGATGGCCACGATCATGCGGATCTGTATTCGGACATACCGGATAAGTATGAAGCAGATCAGCTGGAACTTTGCGCGACCGGTGCGAACGATCAGGAGGAAGAGGGTATGCCGGGTTTGGCGGACAGTACGGAGAGCCAGGAAACCCCGGCCAAGCTCGATACCACCGGAGACGGTGACATGCTGATGAAGCGGTCCGATtccgttttggatttacacgCAAATCTCGACTACGAGCAGGAGCTGGATAGTGGCGACCAAACGCTATCCATACCACCGAAGGACGACAATTCCGTGATGCCTGAGCTGTCGAAGTGGGAAATGGACGAGGAGGGACAGATTAACTCATCAACGGTGGAACAACAGGACGCAACATCGCCCGCCGACCAGCTGGAGGACGGTAGCGATAAGGACGGTCTGGAGTTGGACGGCGCCGGTAAGGTTACCAGTGAGGTACTGAAGCGAGCAGAAAATGCAATTTTCGCGCGTGCCATCAACGCGATACGGCCGATCGAGATTAAAAAGATTAGCGTCGAACGGCAGAAGCTTTACACGGCCGGCAATATGCCGCACGACGAGGGCTCACCGCCCAGGATGATGGATATAAAGCATGCACACGAAAGCGATGAGTTCAAACGTGTTCAG GTCACTATACCGCTACACGATGTCCGAGCGGAACGTTCTGTTgaaattaagcaaaaactaGAGATGAAAGTAGAAAATCGTTCCTCACCGATGCGTACCTCAGTGAAAGAGCGGTTGGGTAGCAAGGTGACGGACAACGCATCACACTTTGCCCGTTCACGTACACCGCCGACGAATCGTAAAATGAGTAGCGTCCCAAGCGATAACATGAATCGCGTTAAATCGTTCGCAGATCGGCGACGCGGTTCATCGCGCAGCCGAAGCCGATTACGGGACGAATCCGGCGGCCGTAAGCAGATGGATAGGAATCGCTCTTCTGGGGGTGGCAAacgtgaagaaaataaaaaacaacagacCGGTCAATCGAACCGGCGGACGGCGAGTGGTAATGGTGGACGGGGCAACGATGATCGGCAACAGTCGTTGCGCGATCGGAAAGAAGACACCAGGCGGAACAGTAGGGAAAAGAGTGACAGTCGGAAGGTCGAACAGCAGCGTCTCCAGCGGGGTCGGAGTCGCGATCATGAGAGGGAGAAGGATCGGGATCGGGACAATCGTGATCGAGGCAGTGGACGACGTGGTAATAGTCGGGATCGGAAACAAACCGTATCACCCCCGCCGATCTCGAAGAAGGCCGAAAGTTCCCGCAAGGATGTCGATACGCACCGGAGTAAGCATCATTCGCAGCGGGAAGATACGTCCGGTAGGGTATCATCGTCTAAGTCAAGCCACCGGGATGACAGTGCAAACCCGAAATCCCGGGAAGCAACCGACGAAAGGGGTGTAACAGCTCCAAGTTCCACCACGGGAGTCGAACGATTAACGGCACGGTCCGAGCAATCTCCTGCCGATCGGACACCGTCCCGTAAAAGATCCGCCGAACACCTCCGGGAGCGGTCCACCGAACGGGACCGGTGTGACGATGGTGCCGCGAAACGGGACGATACCGTTGCGGGCGGCTCGGGAGCTAGCGGTAAGCGGACTAAGGTAGAGAAACATGCTGgtaaatcaaacaaaagttcAAGCGATTCGAGCAGTTCCGATTCGGATACCTCGTCGTCCGACAGCAGTCCCGAAACGGATGATGCTGGCCCGActggtagcagcagcaagaagCGCAAAAAGCGAAAGCACAAGAAGGAACGCAAGCGTGCCAAACGTTCCGCTGCAACGACGGAAACGGACGACGATTCGGGCGGGAAGCGCAAAAAGtcgaaaaagaaatcaaaatcctccaagaaaaagaaaaaatccagCAAACATAAGAAGGACTAG
- the LOC128299871 gene encoding peroxidase-like: MLEMKRILVNVVVLSMAVSFVATGFTTPASTPGTTTAGSSCSKSKYRSIDSSCSSTTIPNLGRSGEPYARMLPPNYADGISTPPVMSNGSKYVNARRISYNVFSIDETPDSTNTLINVFFLQAIGHDLSSPAGADDPLQCCAEGMVIPQESVSSRCYAIFIGRDDPVYSWFNIGCQNYVRVLTKVPAQPRQPVQQINSASSLLDLSFLYGNSVTDSNRVRAFSGGKLLSVRRISGEWATKYDYLECGSADGCYVLADKRSSQFPMTATVHLIFLREHNRLANQLKLLNANWSDEVLFQEARRINIAQYQYIVYYQYLPRVLGRANMINDRLIFGGTGFTTDFNAFQNPSSFSEFGGVLVPYMQAQLPGSINFYLNGTVQSFPLSSLAGNLTTFESMFSSFFTGLITQSTKLLSTSSFSIEWKNFMYRSASEPVGLDMVAQDIQRMRDFGFARYNDYRSRCGLTRFATWEAYNASFKVACPKTLEILRLHYPSVDDLDVFVGGAFEEPIPGSLLGPTFYCLFKHQFLAIRTGDRYFFEVGGQEGSFTAAQLTEIRKVSLARLMCNAIPTLPKIQSDVFCPVSVNNSLVSCSSLPTLNMAAWRA, translated from the exons ATGTTGGAAATGAAG CGAATTCTAGTCAATGTGGTCGTATTATCAATGGCCGTTAGTTTTGTAGCAACAGGGTTTACTACACCGGCTAGTACACCAGGTACTACTACCGCCGGAAGCAGCTGCTCCAAATCGAAATATCGCTCGATTGATTCCTCTTGCTCTAGCACCACCATTCCAAATTTGGGCAGATCCGGCGAACCATATGCTCGCATGCTTCCACCGAATTATGCGGACGGAATATCTACTCCACCGGTCATGAGTAACGGCAGTAAATACGTGAACGCCAGGCGTATATCGTACAACGTGTTTTCGATCGATGAAACTCCCGATTCCACCAACACGCTGATCAACGTATTCTTTCTGCAGGCGATTGGTCACGATCTAAGCTCACCCGCCGGTGCAGACGATCCTTTGCAGTGCTGTGCTGAAGGGATGGTTATACCGCAAGAGTCCGTTTCTAGCAGATGTTACGCGATATTTATCGGCAGGGATGATCCAGTGTACTCTTGGTTTAACATCGGATGCCAAAATTATGTGAGGGTGCTTACGAAAGTGCCCGCCCAACCACGCCAGCCCGTTCAACAGATAAATAGTGCGAGTAGCCTGTTGGACTTATCGTTCCTCTACGGTAATAGCGTTACGGATAGCAACCGTGTGAGAGCATTCTCTGGCGGTAAATTGCTTTCGGTGCGACGTATCAGTGGTGAATGGGCGACAAAATACGACTATCTAGAATGCGGCAGCGCAGATGGCTGCTATGTGTTGGCCGATAAACGCAGCTCCCAGTTTCCGATGACAGCCACAGTGCACTTAATCTTTCTGAGGGAGCACAACCGATTGGCAAATCAGTTGAAGCTGCTCAATGCGAACTGGTCCGATGAGGTCCTATTTCAAGAGGCGAGACGCATCAACATTGCGCAGTATCAGTACATCGTGTACTACCAGTATCTTCCACGTGTCTTGGGACGCGCAAACATGATAAACGACAGGCTGATATTTGGAGGAACGGGCTTCACAACGGATTTCAATGCTTTCCAAAACCCATCGTCGTTTAGCGAATTTGGTGGAGTTCTGGTGCCGTACATGCAGGCTCAGCTTCCGGGCAGCATAAA CTTCTACCTTAACGGCACAGTGCAATCGTTTCCGCTAAGCAGCTTGGCGGGCAACCTCACAACATTCGAAAGCATGTTTAGTTCGTTCTTTACCGGACTTATCACCCAATCGACTAAACTGCTTTCGACTAGCAGCTTTAGCATCGAATGGAAAAACTTCATGTACCGTTCGGCGAGTGAACCTGTGGGACTAGATATGGTTGCCCAGGACATACAGCGAATGCGCGATTTTGGCTTTGCACGCTACAACGACTACCGTTCTCGGTGTGGTTTGACCCGGTTCGCAACGTGGGAAGCGTACAATGCCAGCTTCAAGGTGGCCTGCCCCAAAACCCTTGAAATACTCCGCTTGCACTACCCATCCGTGGACGATCTAGACGTGTTTGTCGGTGGTGCGTTCGAGGAACCGATACCGGGATCGCTTTTGGGCCCAACGTTTTACTGCCTCTTCAAGCATCAGTTCCTCGCGATACGTACTGGCGATCGATACTTCTTCGAGGTGGGCGGACAGGAGGGAAGCTTCACGGCGGCCCAGCTCACCGAAATACGTAAAGTTAGTCTTGCTCGGCTAATGTGTAACGCGATTCCAACCTTACCGAAGATTCAATCGGATGTATTCTGCCCGGTGTCGGTTAATAATTCACTCGTATCGTGTAGCTCACTTCCAACGCTTAATATGGCAGCTTGGCGTGCATAG